The DNA sequence ATGCTTTCATGAAACGTAATTATGTATGTGTGCAGTGGTGAAGTTACAGCTTTTTGTATAGGAAAGTATGAAAAGTAGCTCTGCTTGGTCAAAGTTAGCATGGAACTACTGAGAAATAATATACGCCAAtagtaatataaaataatacaaaatattttgaaattctgTGGTTGAAACCATTTGATTTTATTCTGAGCGTGTAACAGGCTTATAAACATAGGTAACATTCAACTTTCTTTAACATTTGGCATTTCCAAGGGCTTGCAGCTTATGACCATACAGGATATGTACTATGTACAATACATTTTCATATATTTGTATGTTAGATTTTTCTGAAGTTCAGCCTTGGCCTTGAAGCCAAATTCAGCCAACCACAAAGCTCTACTTCATCTGTGACCACTGGTTACATTTTGGTGTCAGAGCAAAGAAACCCTTCTCTTCCTATCTCTTTCTTCCTCCTGCCTTTACATTTCTTTGGGTTATTGTCATGTTAAAGTTGAAAAGGAATTACACAGCCAATGAGGTGttagttttaaagttttaaagtacGGTACAGTGGCTGTCGTTAATGCAAGTAATTTGAGATGTGGAAAAACCATAATATAGTTGAAGTTATTAAGGCTATTTGTATATAGTCACAGCTAATAGCTAACATTTCAAGAGGTATTATACTGATGCAATTGGATGATTGCCTAGAGACCCCGTGAAGTCAAAATATGAGATGAGAAATCCAGAGATTCTGGTGCTCAGGGTTCTGGAACCCTACATGTTAGGTACCCAGCCTTTAATTAGCTTACCTATGGTTTCTGGCCTTTCAACCCCATCTGTAACACATCATTTCAGGAAACATTTCatgtggtatttagaaatgacagGTCTAAGCAAATGTTTATACAGCAAGGAAAGAAATTTACTTAAATGAAAAGCCAACTCTTAGATTTCACTtgggtagtttttttttgtctgtatcTTCTAGCCAACAACATTGTTTCAAAAACTGTCAGAAAGAATGAAAAGGCAAAAAATACTCCTTCGAAGGCAGAATTGAGAAAGTAATATAATgtgcataaaaaaaacactaacattATTATTTGTTAGATGCATGTTCCTCTGCATTCTaatcaagaaatattttttttatgatgaagCCCTTTAAATGGTTGTGCAGGGTTTCTCTGAATTGCTGATTGTGAGCTCTTGTGTTTTAAGAGCTTTTCATCCTGACTGCAATCTTCTGGAAGGCATCAGAGTTAACCTTTTACATGCTTgtgcatataaaaataaagaatcgTCCATTTCCCACTCCAAAATTCTACAAccttttaatgtcttttttgtTGAAAATATCTCCGTTCTtttcatttaacaaaaataGCTGTTTTTATCATTTATGAGTTTGTTTTCCTGTAGGTTTATTGTCCTTTTTGCTGGGTCACAGTTACTTCCACAGACATGTTCTCTGTAAAATAGATGTTTTTTCCTGCAGTTGTTTCGGATATCTTTTAGTATATTGGTTCCTTGAAAAAAGGCCTATCTACCAAAATCTGAAAAAGTAACAGACTGATAATATACTCAGTAGCTCCTTTCTACTGCATGAAATGGTGGACCAGTGGTTAAGGACAGAACCTCTGTACTCTTAATCAGCTTAACACTGGCTTATTCAAAAGACCTCTTTCAGGCAGAGCAGCTGCCTCTGCAGAGTTTGAGTAGAGGGTGTGACTGTTGGCAGCCTTATGCTGATGCAGACAGACCGGTTGGTGATTAACAAATGTCAGTAGACTTTGGAATCTGGGGAGCATAGTCAGATGGCTTTGTCCTCTGTGTGCAGTGGAAGGTCTCCCAGGTGGCTGGGTCATGCTGGCATATTTTGTTTCCCTGCTCATGGCCGAAGAAAGCTGCAGATGTTTTCTAAGCTCTAAAAAGGGAAGTTCAGATATGCTTTGAATTTTTAGACCCCCTTGCTGAGTTTAGTTGGCAGttcccatttttttaaagaattgaaGAAGCGTCTTTCTGTATACGTTTTGAGATTTTTTCATTTATAGACTGTTCGAAAGTGTGAAAGCAATAGTCTTTGAGCTGGCAGAGAAGATGTTTGTTAAGCTGTCCAGTAAAAGACTTAGGTACATCTGGCAAATACATTTCTGTCAGCAACTCTCTCGTGACTCAGCTGCCTGAGATGTAGCTCAGATATGTGGGGCCATGTTGTGTGCTAAATGAACACCTTAGCCAGAATCTAAAAGTCCTAAAATGGCTGCTCCTTGAGCTCCAAAGAGCTGTGCAGCTTTGAGCTTCTCACAGCTTTTGTTAGATGGTCATTAGACAAATGCATTGTACTTTGTGGACAGAGTTTGGCAGACTtgaaagaacaaaagctggggaTAGCATAAGTGTGCTGTTTTGTTGCCTTTTCTCTCTTTATGTCCATATCCTTAACAAATAGCAGTAGCTTGGCAGCAGACCGGAATTTGTTTAGAGATCCCATGAACTGTTAAAGACAGGGGTGGGGCATTTATGGTGCTGTAATATGACCTGATACTTGATAAAGAGCaggctttttctggacactgagGGTGTTTGTTTTTAAGGTCAAGCAGATGACACCAACTGATTCTGAAGTTCCATGTGTTTGAGACAGCCTAACCTAATAGGTTTCTAATATTCATCTGATCACTGAGTTTCTGTCTCATCTTAAGAGATCATGTATGAAGTGGCATATCTGTGTCATTAAAAAGAACcacaaaaacaggttttgaattGCATTTGCTCGTCCTGTGCAGGACATGCTACTGGTAATAAGTGCATTTCAGAATtttatcattaattattttctatCTCTTATACCGATAGCTTTACAGTAAACAGATTTTCATGCTTTTTTAAGCAATTTGTACTGGagcacttttttcttttctatgtcTTTGTACGAGTGAAATATTTCTCTTTTAACTTGTGCAGAAATACTAATTGCCCACTTTTGTACAGAATAGCTCTTTTAACATCTCATAAGAAGGATGACTATTACTTATTGGTCCGTCAATACCACAGATCTCGTATAAAGTGTGgtaaaaaattatatatactTGTGATCTGTTGTAAATAAGTTGATGTTTCCTGCATAGCTGCCATGTTCCAATTATTGTTTGATACTGTTGAAAGCAAATAGTGTGATATATCAAGGACCTTCTGTTGCCATTTTCTAAAGTATGGCTGACAGATGTCGAACTTAAACAGAAATATATTGTTATTGATTGTGTTTGCAGCGGTGATTGCAGGTCTTTGCTTTTCTATCATGTAACAGTTGAATTAAGGAACTTTACAATGCCCCTTATAACATAACTTCATGCTGCATGTTGTGTGAGTAACTTGTGATATCCAACTTGCCAGTGACTACTGGCACCCCAAACAAAGAAAACCAGGTTACCATCATGGTGGTATCTAGTGACACATGGCAAAGCAGCTGCAGCATATATTTGACCGTATATTTGAATCCCTCTGGTCTCCCTTTTTTGCTGTGTAAATGGAAGTTTTAAAAGCTGTACTGAGTTTATGTGCTGATTTCAATACAATTGCCATGCATTGTCATGCTCGATCTATGAGACTGTTCTATCTCTGTGATATCCAACTTTTTATATagttaaaaaaacgtttttacttAGGACACTCAAGATAACGCAGTGTAATAACAATGTGGTTTAGTAGGTCTTACAACTAGGAGATACTGGATCATTGCACCCATTCCATAATCCAATATTTTACAATGAGGAATTTATAGGATAGGGTGTTCCCTTTTAGTTAGAATCAGTTACTGACTTTTGCCAAACTGCATATACTTCAGGGGTGCAATAAAGTGTAAACACTTGTAATCGATTCCAGTGACTTATCCTAAGGAAAAGTAAGACAAATCACTCATATTCCTTtttgttgtttacatttttttaagcagTTTCCTAGTCCTATCCTTCTTAGAATATTTGAAGATGTGTCATAGAACCTACCTTAATAGTTACTTTAAAACcatgatttgttttgttttttctttacaggTTTCCCTGATTTTGCAGGGAGTCCTCAATAATGGAGGTGCTACAGTGTGATGGCTGTGATTTCCGGGCTGATAGCTATGATGACCTCAAGGCTCACATCCAGGATGTTCACACAGCTTTCTTGCAGCCCACAGCAGTCGTGGAGGGGAACTCTGGTCCACCCAGATCTGATTCTTTAACTTCCCTCAGTCAGGCTGAAGAGGTTGAAGACGAGCTGAATGCTTTGAAAAACGAATATGGATCCCCACATGAAAGAGCAGGTGGTATTACAAGATTTGAGTTCAAAATGTGAATAGTTACTTTAAATGGAGTACAGGTAGAGCATGTGTGTTTTTAGTTTGGGTATTTATTGGAAGTACTGGAACAGACTAAGCAGGAACCATGTGCATTCATAATTAGTTTCTTATTGCTTATTGTCATTTGAATCGTCACCTAAGCTTGTGGATGGATAATATTCTTGTGGTTGCACATGAATCCGGATTCCATGTTAGGCCTTTTAAATTGCAGTGAGCTTTTTTTCCCTATCCCTATTCAGTCTCAATCTTAGAAGTGGAGAGTATCACAAAACTAAAGCCTTAAATTCTACCTcatgattaatattttaattaaaagtgcACAGAATATGGCCATGTAATTTCTTCATCTTTTTGTAAGATATTTTGAGTGTAATATACTCATCAATCAATATCATTAGTTTTGTGTGTATGAATTAAaatttacaaatttacatttCATATAGAATATTGtcctcttttcaaactcttTTACAGCAGCTTAATAACCAATGAAAGTAATATGTGTAAAAACGGtcacaaaacagtttttaccctAGAAAAGTGTTACAGCTGTAATGAAACAACTTTAATCAGGTGAATATGTGCTATCCCCAAATCATGCTATTTGTGGATAATTCGGAATATTTGTCTCAAAATAGCTTTAAATAAAGGATAACAAATCTTTTTGTTCTGAGTTAATATATGAGATGTAAAAGCAGGATGCTTTTCACAGGATCTTTAGCAAGAATTTATGTAAACATCTTTgcagtgtgtttttgtttgagAGATGCAAAAAATCTGCAATAAAATTGCATTTCCTTCCTTGCAACGAATTAAATCTAACATCTTTctgtcttttatttattttttattttttagggaTTCATTCTTATGATTCTGATTCTGGACACTTTTCCAGTCCTAACCAAGTGATTTACAATCAGCCAGGAAGCCAGTCTTCTAAGCCAGCAAACCAGTTTTTCCAGTGCAAGTTCTGCGTCCGTTACTTTAGATCAAAAACCCTTCTCAATGAGCACTCAAGGAAGGTCCATGGTTTTGTTGGAGGTGCTTTGCTAAGTGGAGGGAATCCACAGTCTTCACAGGCTTCTAAACAGTCAAACTACAGCATTCTCATGCATGATGGCTTTGGGAAAGTTTTCTCCTGTCAGTATTGTACCTATAAATCTCCACGTCGGGCCAGGATTCTAAAACACCAAAAGATGTACCATAAGAGCAACCTGATAGACTCTTCAGGGTCTGCTGCTGAGGCCATCTCAGAATCCTCCTCCATAGCATTATCTTCACAGGAGCCTTCCAGTGATCTGCCAGAGGAGGTAGTTGAGCGTAGTATTTTGGAGTCAATGGTCAAGCCTTTAACCAAATCCAGAGGAAATTTTTCATGTGAGTGGTGTGGTTACCAGACTTTACGACGAGAGAGATGGTGTGATCACATGATGAAGAAGCACCGCAATATGGTTAAGATCATTTCATCTCTCCGGCATCATCAAGATGGAGGTAATGTTAGCTCTTCCAAATCTGACTCACCTGCCTCATCAAGGACCACTCCCAACTCCAGCTTTATGCCTAAGAGTTTAAGTGGCAATGAAGGTTCCTCACCCAACATCACTAGTATCAGAGGAGCGTCAGGAAATTCAATGTTACGGTCATCTCCTGGGCATTCAAGCAAGTTTGCATCTTTTCAGTATTCACAGATGAAATCTAAGACGACTAATAGTGCAGGCTCCTCAATTATGACTGAAAGATCAGCATTTGGAATCTCTGATTTGCCCAACACAAGTATAGACATAGAGACAAACAGCATACTCAATGATTCCAGAAGTAGCTCCGATGAGGATCTTGCGGAAATGGATGGCTCAAATCATGTGAACTCTTCATCAGTAGAAAGCTCTGCCAAGCAGCTGTTGTCTGAAGAGGATAATAAAATGCTGGAGACAAAAGGAATACCATTTCGAAGGTACATGAACAGGTTTCAGTGccctttttgttcttttcttacCATGCATCGCCGGAGTATCTCTCGACATATTGAGAACATCCACCTTTCTGGCAAGACCACTGTATATAAGTGTGATGAATGTCCTTTCATTTGCACCAGTCCACTAAAGTTAGGAACTCACAAGCAGAGTCACATAGGGACTGCCTCTGAATGGGAAACAGTGAACATATCCAGTGAAACCCTAGGTATTCTGAATGAGGGGACAGAGCCAACAAATGGAGGAAATGCCAGCTCTAAAGTTAATGGTAAAAAATTCAACATGCTCAGTGAGCTTAACCAACCAAATCCTCACAGATGCACCCTCTGCAGTTTTTCAACTACTACTCTGAAAGGTTTGCGTGTCCACCAGCAACATAAACATTCTTACTGTGACAACTTGCAAGCACCCAGTTTTGAAGGGTCCTCAAATGAGCTGCAGGACTCTGAAACAGAGACATACAGCTCCCCAAACTATGTGCAGAAAACACAGACctcaattcttggcttttcatcaaaaaaacatttaggttCCAAGAGTGCAAGGAAGTCTATTAATGACTTACCTTTGGATTTGTCTCCAGTCAAAAAAAGAACTCGAATAGATGAAATTGCTAACAATCTTCAGAGCAAGATTAGTCAAAGCAAACAGCAAGAGGACACGGTCATCAACTTGGAGGATATGGATGAtgaagaggaagaagaaaatgatgttgaaattgaaatggatgaggagaaagaagaaacacaagcTGAACAACTGATAAAAAATCGGACCTACAACAAGTCTAGGCACCAAATGTACCTGAGAGAAGCTGAAAATTCTCAACAGGATAGCCTTTCCACAAAAGAGAAGATTAGCCTGCAGCAGAAATTTGGTTCAACTGATATGACAATTGAACTGACCATTTCGGATGAGGAGGATATTGAAGATGACTATGGTGCTTCTAGTCAGTCCAAAGATCTGCATAGTCATGGTGATCAAGAGAGCAGAGATGCTTTTCAAGATAGCATTGATTACAGCGAGGAATCTGGAACCCTTTTTTACTGCAAACATTGTGATTACCATAACAAATCTGCGCGCAGTGTAAGCACACATTATCAGCGAATGCACCCATATATAAAATTTAGCTTTAGGTACATCCTAGATCCAGATGATCACAGCGCTGTCTATCGTTGCTTAGAGTGTTATGTTGAATATACAAATTTTGATGATCTTAACCAGCACTATGGAGAACATCATCCTGAAGCTAGCAATGTCTTGAACTTCAATCAACCTGATCTAGTTTATAGGTGCCGCTTCTGCTTATATACCAGTCCAAATGTTCGAAGCCTGATGCCTCATTACCAAAGAATGCATCCCACAGTGAAAATCAACAATGCCATGATATTTTCAAGTTATGTGGTTGATCAGCCTCAAAAGATGACCAGTGAGTCCCAAACTCTGAGAGAAATCTTAAATTCTGGTCCCAAAAACTTTGCAGCTTCTTCTCCTGCAGCCCGCAGTTCTTCTCAGTCTAGTCCTGTTCATAAAAGTCTTTCCAAAACCCAAGAGTCAAGTTCAGAAACTGATTCACAAAAAGAAACCACAGTGAACAATGTCGTGGTCTATGATTGTGACATGTGTTCCTTTGCCAGCCCCAACATGCACTCTGTCTTGGTTCACTACCAGAAAAAGCATCCAGAGCAAAAGGCTTCATATTTCCGTATTCAGAAAACTATGAGGGTGGTTTCTGTAGATAGGTCTCAGACTACAACAAATTCTATCTGTGATATGACCAACCCAGCCCCTCCAAAGGTATCTAATCCTCTTCCAGTAGAGGTGGAAGAAGAGATTTACTATTGCAAACACTGTGTTTACAGCAATCGTTCAGTAGTAGGAGTGCTTGTTCATTACCAAAAGAGACACCCAGAAATTAAGGTCACagcaaaatatattaaacatgCTCCTCCTACACCAGGCCTTATGAAGCTAATGGAGGAACTACAGATTGCACCACCGAAGCAGTTTTTAAACCAGTTTAATAATGGGGTTGATGTGTCCAGTTCTTCCCAGTCTAGGTCTGGTGGTGAAAAAGGAGAAGGAGAAATGATGTTCTTCTGCCAGCATTGTGACTATGGGAACCGCACTGTGAAAGGAGTGTTGATACACTACCAGAAGAAGCACAGAGATGTAAAAGCAAATGCTGATCTTGTACGACGACACACTGCTGTGGTTCGTAGCCAACGAGAGCGGGCTCAAATGAGCCAGTCGGGGACAATGTCAACTTCACCTTCAGGTTCTGATCCTGAGAAGACTAGGCCCCTGCGGGCTTTGAAATGCAGACATTGCTCCTACTCATCCCCGTATGTTTATGCTTTGAAGAAGCATCTAAAGAAGGACCATCCTACTATAAAGGCTACAGCTATAAATATTTTGCATTGGGCTTATCAAGATGGCATTCTGGAGGCTGGGTATCATTGTGAGTGGTGCATCTATTCCCATGCCGAACCAAATGGATTGCTCATGCATTACCAAAGACGTCATCCTGAGCACAACGTAGATTACACCTACATGGCCACAAAGTTGTGGGCAGGCCCAGACACTTCATCCACTCAGCAAGTGGGAAGTTCAGAAACCAAGCACTACCAATGTAGAGATTGTGCCTTTGAGGCTTGTTCCATTTGGGATATCACCAACCACTATCAAGCTGTTCATCCATGGGCCATCAAAGGAGATGAATCTGTGTTGCTGGATATTATAAAAGGGAACAATGCATCAGAGAAGGTGCAAACTTCAATGACTGAAGCACATGTTTCTGTGGCCAGTCCATTCCACCGTCAACCCTCTGAGCAAGATGAAGAATCGGTGGAAGTTTCAGGAGCTTCCCCTGAAATAATCACTCACCTTTCCTTTGCTAGCACCTCAATTTCAAGTAACCCATATCAGTGCACTGTTTGTCTGTCTGAATACAACAGCCTACATGGTCTTTTGACCCACTATGGCAAGAAACATCCAGGCATGAAAGTTAAGGCTGCTGATTTTGCACAAGAAGCAGACATAAATCCCAGTTCTGTTTACAAGTGTCGGCACTGTCCTTATGTGAACTCTCGCATCCATGGAGTGCTCACACACTACCAGAAGAGACACCCTTTAGTTAAGGTCACTGCGGAAGATTTTGCTGATGACATAGAGCAGGTGATAGAAGTAAATGATggagatgaaaaatgtaaatcacAGAGACAGGGCTATGGTGCTTACAGGTGCAAAATGTGCCCTTATACTCATGGAACCTTGGAGAAGCTGAAAATTCACTATGAAAAATACCACAACCAACCTGCATCAGACATGTTCAAACCTTCTCCCTCCCATTTTTCGGTTTCTAAAGATGATACACTTGCTGAATGCAGTGCTGCAAATCTTGTAGAAGTGCAAGAAGTTGGTGAGTTTATTCCAGCTCTGTCTCAGTTCCCTGTTgacaaaagtgaaaaacatactgtattcaggTGCCAATTGTGCAAGTATTTTTGCTCCACACGAAAGGGCATAGCTAGGCATTACCGAATCAAGCACAACAATGTCAGAGCTCAGCCAGAAGGCAAGAACAATGTCTTTAAATGTGCTTTGTGTTCCTACACAAACCCAATTCGCAAGGGCTTGGCAGCCCATTACCAAAAGCGTCATGACATTGATGCATACTATACCCACTGCCTGGCAGCTTCAAAAACTACCACTGAGAAGCCTAACAAGGTAGTAGTACCTGTGACTTCTCAGTCAGAAGGTCCTGCATTAAGTGAAGAGCTGAGACTAGCAGTGGAGAGAAGGAAATGTTCCTTGTGTCCTTTCCAGGCATTCAGCAAGAAGAGTATTGTTTCTCATTACATCAAACGTCACCCAGGAGTATTTCCCAAGAGGCAACATTCCAGCAAGCTTGGGCGCTACTTCACAGTGGTGTACGAGAAGgaacctgaaaaaaatgttacatcTGAGGAAAGGAAACAGACAGAAGAACAGCCAGAGACTGAGCAAGAGAAAGATATTGAATGGCTGCCATTCAAGTGCATTAAATGCTTCAAATTGTCCTTCAATACAGCTGAGCTACTCTGCATGCACTATACTGACTACCACAGCAAAGACCTCAAACAGGACTTCACCATCATGCCCAGTACAACACGGTCTACTGATGATCACTACCAATGTGCCCATTGTGACATCAAGATTATAGGAATGATAGAACTTAGCACACACTTAATCAACCACAATGAGGAGTTTCAGAAGAGAGCAAAACGGCAGGAGAGAAGGAAACAGCTTATGAGCAGACAGAAGGGAAATGAACAGACTGAAAGCAAAGCTGAGAAGGTAAGTTAAATGATTTCATAATTTTGACATGCCTGACATTTTGATATTTAAGAGTGTTTTAAGAACTGTTATCCAAGTCTATTAGTACAGTTTCAAATGCTAAAATGGGAttctgtttttatcactataattaatcaaaataagtATTGCTTGCTCCTGTCAAATAAATGATGTAGCCAAAGTTTTAATGTTCTAGTCAATGAACATTCAAAATTCCAATTCTAATTAaccaaactattttttaaatcaattgcttcaaagtgaaagtaaaaaagaaattggaatGTTTTACTTTATTAGAAAAGATGCCAAGCACTGCTATAGCCTGTAGTGGAAAACGTATCATCCCATTACAGTCAAGATgagagaaatttaaaaaaaattggcaGTTCTGGGACATTAATTCAAAAAGCTGTTCATTTTACAGTGTAGCATTTGATAGATTGAGGGCTTAAAATCCCACATGATTTCTGTTCAGTACCTTTCACATGCTATGATAAATTcctgagaaaaaaatagaaattgtgCCAAAGGATCTGTTGTGGTCTCGGCGCATTTGgccttttaatatattttacccAAAAAGATTTCATCTGTGAATGAGCTCTGCTCTTTGCACCTTCCAAGGACAGTGGCTAGAACCTGCCTAATTAGCCTTAACTTTGAGTACTTCAACAGATCAATGAATCTTTGGTCTCTTTTTGGGATTTGTCTCTTGCCCTGGACAGGCTTGAGTTCAGATGGTTGTCTGAATGTTTTCACTTCATTAGCTACTTAAAGGAAGGTTCATGGTTCTTCTGTAAAGGCAGAAATGTACTTTAATTCATCACAAGTATCTTACATTGAAGCTGCATGCAAATTTAATAAAAGTCCATTTACAGAAATTAGtagtttttaatgtataatagaatacattttgtatttttgatcCCCTAGCAAAAAATCATACTGTATTCTATTAAATATTACTCATTTTATGTATCTTGTTTATTCATTATGATATATATCATGTTAAAAATagctatacagtatttaacagtcAAGGACTGTGGGTATGAGATTTTATTTATGAATATTGTCCCCTGTTGACTTGAAATACAGAACAGCATAAAACTATTGTGTATATACATGCAAGTTTATTCCACGGATGCAATGTTGGCCTTCTTGTGCTAGATGAATGTGTCTTAGGTGGCCATGCTGAGAGGACATATTTCACATATTGGCTGTTTATTGGTTAGAGGTTTCAGATATGGAGATGTTTTGGAGCATATAATTACTGTGCAGTGACACTATCATTGCAGAACggcagtttttttaattttttgttcctCATTTGATTTCCTCTTTAACTGCCTCTATTTAGCATTATTTAAATCCAGGGGATCACCATCAAGATTTTTTATATCAAAACAGACCTCACCTCAAATAATACACTAAAGCATTCTAATGATAGTAATGTAAACCTTTTTACGTGTAAAAATATTTGGCTGTACACATGAATTGTGGACTTCGTTTTTGCTTACTTTGATTTGGACACAAATCAACAGATATCGCAGATATCCTGTGTATGCAAAAGTATGGTTACCCTAGTCAAATTGCATGTTTCAAAGAATCTcttaagtgaaaagaagttaacacaacctctgcTGGGTACAAACTTAGACATGACATATTTCTCCACATTTTAATGCACATTTGCTATTTGCTGAAgtgaacagttaaaaaaaaacataaatgtggCATGTTCAAAAGTTTGGGCACTCCATATACAACTGTATATAGTACATGGAGA is a window from the Lepisosteus oculatus isolate fLepOcu1 chromosome 3, fLepOcu1.hap2, whole genome shotgun sequence genome containing:
- the znf462 gene encoding zinc finger protein 462 isoform X1 translates to MEVLQCDGCDFRADSYDDLKAHIQDVHTAFLQPTAVVEGNSGPPRSDSLTSLSQAEEVEDELNALKNEYGSPHERAGIHSYDSDSGHFSSPNQVIYNQPGSQSSKPANQFFQCKFCVRYFRSKTLLNEHSRKVHGFVGGALLSGGNPQSSQASKQSNYSILMHDGFGKVFSCQYCTYKSPRRARILKHQKMYHKSNLIDSSGSAAEAISESSSIALSSQEPSSDLPEEVVERSILESMVKPLTKSRGNFSCEWCGYQTLRRERWCDHMMKKHRNMVKIISSLRHHQDGGNVSSSKSDSPASSRTTPNSSFMPKSLSGNEGSSPNITSIRGASGNSMLRSSPGHSSKFASFQYSQMKSKTTNSAGSSIMTERSAFGISDLPNTSIDIETNSILNDSRSSSDEDLAEMDGSNHVNSSSVESSAKQLLSEEDNKMLETKGIPFRRYMNRFQCPFCSFLTMHRRSISRHIENIHLSGKTTVYKCDECPFICTSPLKLGTHKQSHIGTASEWETVNISSETLGILNEGTEPTNGGNASSKVNGKKFNMLSELNQPNPHRCTLCSFSTTTLKGLRVHQQHKHSYCDNLQAPSFEGSSNELQDSETETYSSPNYVQKTQTSILGFSSKKHLGSKSARKSINDLPLDLSPVKKRTRIDEIANNLQSKISQSKQQEDTVINLEDMDDEEEEENDVEIEMDEEKEETQAEQLIKNRTYNKSRHQMYLREAENSQQDSLSTKEKISLQQKFGSTDMTIELTISDEEDIEDDYGASSQSKDLHSHGDQESRDAFQDSIDYSEESGTLFYCKHCDYHNKSARSVSTHYQRMHPYIKFSFRYILDPDDHSAVYRCLECYVEYTNFDDLNQHYGEHHPEASNVLNFNQPDLVYRCRFCLYTSPNVRSLMPHYQRMHPTVKINNAMIFSSYVVDQPQKMTSESQTLREILNSGPKNFAASSPAARSSSQSSPVHKSLSKTQESSSETDSQKETTVNNVVVYDCDMCSFASPNMHSVLVHYQKKHPEQKASYFRIQKTMRVVSVDRSQTTTNSICDMTNPAPPKVSNPLPVEVEEEIYYCKHCVYSNRSVVGVLVHYQKRHPEIKVTAKYIKHAPPTPGLMKLMEELQIAPPKQFLNQFNNGVDVSSSSQSRSGGEKGEGEMMFFCQHCDYGNRTVKGVLIHYQKKHRDVKANADLVRRHTAVVRSQRERAQMSQSGTMSTSPSGSDPEKTRPLRALKCRHCSYSSPYVYALKKHLKKDHPTIKATAINILHWAYQDGILEAGYHCEWCIYSHAEPNGLLMHYQRRHPEHNVDYTYMATKLWAGPDTSSTQQVGSSETKHYQCRDCAFEACSIWDITNHYQAVHPWAIKGDESVLLDIIKGNNASEKVQTSMTEAHVSVASPFHRQPSEQDEESVEVSGASPEIITHLSFASTSISSNPYQCTVCLSEYNSLHGLLTHYGKKHPGMKVKAADFAQEADINPSSVYKCRHCPYVNSRIHGVLTHYQKRHPLVKVTAEDFADDIEQVIEVNDGDEKCKSQRQGYGAYRCKMCPYTHGTLEKLKIHYEKYHNQPASDMFKPSPSHFSVSKDDTLAECSAANLVEVQEVGEFIPALSQFPVDKSEKHTVFRCQLCKYFCSTRKGIARHYRIKHNNVRAQPEGKNNVFKCALCSYTNPIRKGLAAHYQKRHDIDAYYTHCLAASKTTTEKPNKVVVPVTSQSEGPALSEELRLAVERRKCSLCPFQAFSKKSIVSHYIKRHPGVFPKRQHSSKLGRYFTVVYEKEPEKNVTSEERKQTEEQPETEQEKDIEWLPFKCIKCFKLSFNTAELLCMHYTDYHSKDLKQDFTIMPSTTRSTDDHYQCAHCDIKIIGMIELSTHLINHNEEFQKRAKRQERRKQLMSRQKGNEQTESKAEKSDSSADRAPIGYRCNFCVEIHPTLRAICNHLRKHVQYGEVKEGHVKQEVGEMLVTPSEEGVANGGLVEAEMAEVEPVDGGSADTSAVAETRELEKGAEETTEIKERPAGGHACTQCDRVFMSMQGLRSHERSHSALAMFTREDKYSCQYCQFVSAFRHNLDRHVQSHHGHHKPFRCKFCSFKSAYMSRLKNHLHKSHAGENTYKCLSCSFSTMTISQLKEHSLKAHGEALTLPKLRAATQGAFRPQKHPQATEQTLIIPESDDSSYSEPPDVQQQLSHYQLAARSNSSASPTPLPSTTSEVKAEGLLTCEFCEFTSGYMQSLRRHYRDRHGGKKLFKCKDCSFFTCYKSAFTMHVEAGHATAPEEGPKDLRCPLCLYHTKYKSNMIDHIVLHREERVVPIEVCRSKLSRHLQGIVFRCDKCTFTCSSDESLQQHIEKHNELKPYKCQLCYYDSKQREELENHLRDEHKVSRNFELVGRVNLDQLETMKDKTESMSSTEEEEDDEEGDEENEDEEENEKTETKEAPGSPGSSFSVCSEKRFPCEFCGRTFTHSVEWERHVLRHGMTMGSSGRDPSIIQAIEATCKDTGPTLAKLEDKEDNHSRDPVEMERCYRPELAKVYTEKEQEREKPETKNNT